The Aureimonas mangrovi genome includes a region encoding these proteins:
- the carB gene encoding carbamoyl-phosphate synthase large subunit, translating to MPKRTDIQSILIVGAGPIIIGQACEFDYSGTQACKALREEGYRIILVNSNPATIMTDPDLADATYIEPITPEVVAKIIAKERPDAILPTMGGQTALNTALSLKRMGVLDKYDVEMIGADAQAIDKAEDRALFREAMAKIGLATPKSFLANATEAKHADKLAHEERRAALIREIPAGHQRDEALAAMENEWNLGESDRKQRYMTRALGAAAEGLEHVGLPAIIRPSFTMGGTGGGIAYNRSEFFEIVEGGLDASPTTEVLIEESVLGWKEYEMEVVRDRADNCIIVCSIENVDPMGVHTGDSITVAPALTLTDKEYQVMRNASIAVLREIGVETGGSNVQFAVNPADGRLVVIEMNPRVSRSSALASKATGFPIAKVAAKLAVGYTLDELKNDITGGATPASFEPSIDYVVTKIPRFAFEKFPGAEPTLTTAMKSVGEVMAIGRTFEESLQKALRGLETGLDGLDEIDIPGLGEGEDRNAILSVLGKPTPDRLRQVVQALRLGLTKGEVHQACKIDPWFLDRFEAIVTMEARVAEHGLPQDADNLRFLKSMGFSDARLAKLAGTDEAAVKALRDKLAVRPAFKRIDTCAAEFASPTPYMYSTYEKPFAGELRSEAEVSAARKVVILGGGPNRIGQGIEFDYCCCHAAFALKDAGFEAIMVNCNPETVSTDYDTSDRLYFEPLTGEDVLEILRAEQEKGELVGVIVQFGGQTPLKLAEALEKAGIPILGTSPDAIDLAEDRDRFQKLLNDLSLRQPNNGIARSVEEARAIVERIGYPVVVRPSYVLGGRAMEIVRQDSQFERYMKEAVVVSGKSPVLIDSYLSDAIEVDVDCLCDGTDTFVAGIMEHIEEAGIHSGDSACSLPVHSLSKAITDELERQTREMALALKVGGLMNVQFAIKGEDIYVLEVNPRASRTVPFVAKTVGSPIAKIAARVMAGETLKAAFAAYGGKPDVQGLKHIAVKEAVFPFARFPGVDTLLGPEMRSTGEVMGLDTDYALAFAKAQLGAGVDLPREGCVFVSVRDGDKEGMIAPIRRLVSLGFRVMATEGTHLFLAEQGIASEKINKVLEGRPHIEDAIRNRQVQLVLNTTEGAKAVSDSRSLRRAALMHKVPYFTTLAGMVAASEAVEALKAGNLEVRPVQSYFKAA from the coding sequence ATGCCCAAGCGTACCGACATCCAATCGATCCTCATCGTCGGCGCCGGTCCCATCATCATCGGACAGGCCTGCGAGTTCGACTATTCCGGCACGCAGGCCTGCAAGGCCCTGCGCGAGGAGGGCTACCGGATCATCCTTGTCAACTCGAACCCGGCGACGATCATGACCGATCCCGATCTCGCCGACGCGACCTATATCGAGCCGATCACGCCCGAGGTCGTCGCCAAGATCATCGCCAAGGAGCGCCCGGACGCGATCCTGCCGACGATGGGCGGGCAGACCGCGCTCAACACCGCTCTCTCGCTGAAGCGCATGGGCGTTCTCGACAAGTACGACGTCGAGATGATCGGCGCCGATGCGCAGGCGATCGACAAGGCCGAGGACCGCGCGCTCTTCCGCGAGGCGATGGCCAAGATCGGCCTCGCGACGCCCAAGAGCTTCCTCGCCAACGCGACCGAGGCTAAGCACGCCGACAAGCTGGCGCACGAGGAACGCCGCGCGGCGCTGATCCGCGAGATCCCCGCCGGGCACCAGCGCGACGAGGCGCTGGCTGCGATGGAGAACGAGTGGAATCTCGGCGAGAGCGACCGTAAGCAGCGCTACATGACGCGCGCGCTCGGCGCCGCAGCCGAGGGGCTGGAGCATGTCGGCCTGCCGGCGATCATCCGCCCGTCCTTCACCATGGGTGGCACGGGCGGCGGCATCGCCTACAACCGCTCGGAATTCTTCGAGATCGTCGAGGGCGGGCTCGACGCCTCACCCACCACCGAGGTGCTGATCGAGGAATCGGTGCTCGGCTGGAAGGAGTACGAGATGGAGGTCGTCCGTGACCGCGCGGACAACTGCATCATCGTCTGCTCCATCGAGAACGTCGATCCGATGGGCGTCCACACCGGCGATTCGATCACCGTCGCCCCGGCGCTGACGCTCACCGATAAGGAATACCAGGTGATGCGCAACGCCTCGATCGCGGTGCTGCGCGAGATCGGGGTCGAGACCGGCGGATCGAACGTGCAGTTCGCGGTGAACCCGGCGGACGGGCGCCTCGTCGTCATCGAGATGAACCCGCGGGTTTCCCGTTCCTCGGCGCTCGCCTCCAAGGCGACCGGCTTCCCGATCGCCAAGGTCGCGGCCAAGCTCGCGGTCGGCTACACGCTGGACGAACTTAAGAACGACATCACCGGCGGCGCGACGCCAGCTTCGTTCGAGCCCTCGATCGACTATGTCGTCACCAAGATCCCGCGCTTTGCCTTCGAGAAGTTCCCCGGCGCCGAGCCGACGCTGACCACGGCGATGAAGTCGGTCGGCGAGGTCATGGCGATCGGCCGCACCTTCGAGGAGAGCCTGCAGAAGGCCCTGCGCGGTCTCGAGACCGGCCTCGACGGGCTCGACGAGATCGACATTCCCGGTCTCGGCGAGGGCGAGGATCGCAACGCCATCCTCTCCGTTCTGGGCAAGCCGACACCGGACCGGCTGCGCCAGGTCGTGCAGGCGCTGCGCCTTGGTCTGACCAAGGGCGAGGTCCATCAGGCCTGCAAGATCGACCCCTGGTTCCTTGATCGCTTCGAGGCCATCGTGACGATGGAGGCGCGCGTTGCCGAGCACGGCCTGCCGCAAGACGCCGACAACCTTCGCTTCCTGAAATCGATGGGCTTCTCGGACGCGCGCCTCGCCAAGCTCGCCGGCACTGACGAGGCGGCCGTGAAGGCGCTGCGCGACAAGCTCGCCGTGCGTCCCGCCTTCAAGCGCATCGACACATGCGCGGCCGAGTTCGCCTCCCCCACCCCCTATATGTACTCGACCTACGAAAAGCCCTTTGCCGGAGAGCTGCGCTCGGAGGCCGAGGTCTCGGCCGCCCGCAAGGTCGTCATCCTCGGCGGCGGGCCGAACCGGATCGGCCAGGGCATCGAGTTCGACTATTGCTGCTGCCACGCTGCCTTCGCGCTGAAGGATGCCGGCTTCGAGGCCATCATGGTCAACTGCAACCCGGAAACCGTCTCGACCGACTACGACACCTCCGACCGGCTCTATTTCGAGCCGCTCACGGGCGAGGACGTGCTGGAAATCCTGCGGGCCGAGCAGGAGAAGGGTGAGCTCGTCGGCGTCATCGTGCAGTTCGGCGGCCAAACGCCGCTGAAACTCGCCGAGGCGCTGGAGAAGGCCGGCATCCCGATCCTCGGCACCTCGCCCGACGCGATCGACCTCGCCGAGGACCGCGACCGTTTTCAGAAGCTTCTCAACGACCTGTCGCTGCGCCAGCCCAACAACGGCATCGCGCGCTCGGTCGAGGAGGCGCGCGCCATCGTCGAGCGCATCGGCTATCCGGTCGTGGTGCGCCCGTCCTACGTTCTGGGCGGCCGGGCGATGGAGATCGTGCGGCAGGACAGCCAGTTCGAGCGCTACATGAAGGAGGCCGTCGTCGTCTCCGGCAAGTCGCCCGTGCTGATCGACAGCTATCTCTCCGACGCGATCGAGGTCGACGTCGATTGCCTCTGCGACGGCACCGACACTTTCGTCGCCGGCATCATGGAGCATATCGAGGAGGCCGGCATCCATTCGGGCGACTCGGCCTGCTCGCTGCCCGTCCATTCGCTCTCCAAGGCGATCACCGACGAGCTGGAGCGCCAGACCCGCGAGATGGCGCTGGCACTCAAGGTCGGCGGGCTGATGAACGTCCAGTTCGCGATCAAGGGTGAGGACATCTACGTCCTCGAAGTGAACCCGCGCGCCTCGCGCACGGTGCCCTTCGTGGCGAAGACCGTCGGCTCGCCCATCGCCAAGATCGCCGCGCGCGTCATGGCGGGCGAGACGCTGAAGGCTGCCTTTGCCGCCTACGGCGGCAAGCCGGACGTCCAGGGCCTCAAGCACATCGCGGTCAAGGAAGCTGTCTTCCCCTTCGCCCGGTTTCCCGGCGTCGATACGCTGCTCGGCCCCGAGATGCGCTCGACCGGCGAGGTCATGGGCCTCGACACAGATTACGCGCTCGCCTTCGCGAAGGCACAGCTCGGTGCCGGCGTCGACCTGCCGCGCGAGGGATGCGTCTTCGTCTCGGTGCGCGACGGCGACAAGGAAGGCATGATCGCACCGATCCGCCGGCTCGTCTCCCTCGGCTTCCGCGTCATGGCGACGGAGGGCACGCACCTCTTCCTCGCGGAACAGGGCATCGCGTCGGAGAAGATCAACAAGGTTCTGGAAGGCCGCCCGCACATCGAGGACGCCATCCGCAACCGGCAGGTCCAGCTCGTCCTGAACACCACCGAGGGTGCCAAGGCGGTTTCGGATTCGCGCTCGCTTCGCCGCGCCGCGCTGATGCACAAGGTGCCCTACTTCACGACGCTCGCCGGCATGGTCGCAGCCAGCGAAGCCGTGGAGGCGCTGAAGGCCGGGAACCTTGAAGTACGGCCCGTCCAGTCCTACTTCAAAGCCGCTTGA
- the greA gene encoding transcription elongation factor GreA produces MDKVPMTVGGFEALKEELRRRQQEERPRIITAISEARAHGDLSENAEYHSAKESQSLNEGRISELEDLTARAEVIDVSKLSGDRIKFGATVKLVDEDTEEEKTYQIVGEQEADVKQGRISVTSPIARALIGKGEGDTVEVSAPGGARSYEVLEVRWA; encoded by the coding sequence ATGGATAAGGTCCCGATGACCGTTGGCGGGTTCGAGGCCCTGAAGGAGGAGCTGCGCCGCCGCCAGCAGGAGGAGCGTCCGCGCATCATCACGGCGATTTCGGAGGCGCGCGCCCACGGCGACCTTTCGGAGAACGCCGAGTATCATTCCGCCAAGGAATCGCAGAGCCTGAACGAGGGCCGCATCTCCGAGCTGGAAGACCTCACCGCGCGTGCCGAGGTCATCGACGTGAGCAAGCTCTCGGGCGACCGCATCAAGTTCGGCGCCACCGTCAAGCTCGTGGACGAGGACACCGAGGAGGAGAAGACCTACCAGATCGTCGGCGAACAGGAAGCCGACGTGAAGCAGGGCCGCATCTCCGTCACCTCGCCCATCGCCCGCGCCTTGATCGGCAAGGGCGAAGGCGACACGGTCGAAGTGTCGGCGCCCGGCGGCGCGCGCTCCTACGAGGTCCTCGAGGTCCGCTGGGCCTGA
- a CDS encoding Uma2 family endonuclease produces MSETSRRIFSLADFLVWESEQERRFELVDGEAVMMAGGTQAHALIAANIVSALRSRLRGSSCRPSGSDMRVPIPATGNSRYPDVTVDCGRYDPTSNDASEPVILFEVLSDSTGWYDQARKLRDYDNVPSVRQYVCVSQSECCVPVWERDALGRLVPEDVLLDGSLSLALQDGPADLPLAEIYEDAGLLQGSGSHAV; encoded by the coding sequence ATGAGCGAAACGTCCCGCCGCATCTTCTCGCTGGCCGACTTCCTCGTCTGGGAGTCGGAACAGGAGCGGCGGTTCGAGCTCGTCGACGGTGAGGCGGTGATGATGGCCGGCGGCACGCAGGCGCATGCCCTGATCGCCGCGAATATCGTCTCCGCGCTTCGCTCGCGATTGCGCGGCTCGTCATGCCGCCCTTCCGGCTCCGACATGCGCGTTCCGATCCCGGCGACCGGCAATTCCCGCTACCCGGACGTAACGGTCGACTGCGGGCGCTACGATCCGACGTCGAACGATGCGAGCGAACCGGTGATCCTTTTCGAGGTCCTTTCAGACTCGACCGGGTGGTACGACCAGGCTCGCAAGCTCCGGGACTATGACAACGTCCCGTCCGTGCGTCAGTATGTCTGCGTCTCGCAGTCCGAATGTTGCGTCCCGGTCTGGGAGCGCGATGCGTTGGGTCGGCTCGTGCCGGAGGACGTCCTGCTCGACGGCTCGCTCAGCCTCGCTCTGCAAGACGGTCCCGCCGATCTGCCGCTGGCAGAGATCTACGAGGACGCCGGGCTCCTGCAGGGCTCAGGCAGCCACGCCGTCTAG
- a CDS encoding glycosyltransferase family 4 protein: MSGPFLDPAEILVVAPNFKRRLSGVTSTIVQLVPLQARSLGIVAFGPGLPDTLPKLRLRDLPTLFRTPSGRPFRIWHARRNVEMLPGIVMRDVLRMPLRLVFTSASQREHTGYTRWLIAKMDAVIATSTRTSAYLKVPSTVVTHGIDQTRFRPPEDRMEARRALGLDPALRTVGCFGRIRHQKGTDLFVNAMIDLLPSRPGWQAVVAGRATEAHGAFLADLRARVDAAGLSERIRFVGEHTDIENWYRALDLFIAPQRWEGFGLTPLEAMSCGVPVVASDVGVFSDVVAAGTGAIVPADDLPAMIAESAAFMDDAARLEGAGLAAHEHALARFPLEREAAEIGAVYEALWTSEKSEGSNRIRR, from the coding sequence TTGTCCGGCCCGTTTCTCGACCCTGCCGAAATCCTCGTCGTCGCGCCGAATTTCAAGCGGCGCCTGTCCGGCGTCACCTCCACCATCGTTCAGCTCGTTCCGCTGCAGGCTCGTTCGCTGGGCATCGTCGCCTTCGGGCCGGGCCTGCCGGATACGCTGCCAAAGCTGCGCTTGCGCGATCTGCCGACCCTCTTCCGCACGCCGTCCGGGCGCCCATTCCGCATCTGGCACGCGCGGCGCAATGTCGAGATGCTGCCGGGCATCGTCATGCGCGATGTCCTGCGCATGCCGCTCAGGCTCGTCTTCACCTCCGCGTCGCAGCGCGAGCACACCGGGTACACGCGCTGGCTGATTGCGAAAATGGACGCGGTGATCGCGACGTCCACGCGCACGTCCGCCTATCTGAAGGTGCCCTCGACGGTCGTCACCCACGGCATCGACCAGACGCGGTTTCGCCCGCCGGAGGATCGGATGGAGGCCCGCCGCGCGCTCGGTCTGGATCCGGCGTTGCGCACCGTCGGCTGCTTCGGGCGCATCCGGCACCAGAAGGGCACGGACCTCTTCGTCAACGCGATGATCGATCTCCTGCCCTCGCGGCCCGGCTGGCAGGCCGTGGTGGCTGGCCGCGCCACCGAGGCGCACGGCGCCTTCCTCGCCGACCTCAGGGCGCGCGTGGATGCAGCGGGCCTTTCCGAGCGCATCCGCTTCGTGGGCGAGCACACCGACATCGAGAACTGGTATCGCGCGCTCGATCTCTTCATCGCTCCGCAGCGCTGGGAGGGATTCGGCCTGACGCCGCTTGAGGCGATGAGCTGCGGCGTGCCGGTGGTCGCGAGCGATGTCGGCGTCTTCTCGGACGTCGTTGCCGCCGGCACCGGAGCGATCGTGCCGGCGGACGACCTCCCCGCGATGATCGCCGAGAGCGCGGCCTTCATGGACGATGCGGCGCGGCTGGAGGGCGCGGGCCTCGCGGCGCACGAACATGCGCTCGCCCGCTTCCCGCTGGAGCGCGAGGCCGCCGAGATCGGCGCGGTCTACGAGGCCTTATGGACTTCGGAGAAGTCCGAGGGCTCGAACCGAATCCGGCGGTAA
- a CDS encoding glycosyltransferase family 25 protein: MLPIRFINLDRAAERRAFMERQGERHGLAMERVRAVDGGEIDPGELARLAASWQRPMSAGEVACFLSHKGQWERVVREDAPAVILEDDAVFSPRLPAVLAAASALSDIEVLNLEDYGKRRFLRRGSERPLADGVSAVRCLRDKAGSAAYVVWPQGAQRLLSMAGDRAGPADAMLHGAGLLAYVCEPAGAVQLSVLEDRGLSGEIDGRSHLQAPRGRQRTTTVQRLRRFGAQVALLPHHLGRLAGTDYRRIRFEPSDFSEVHKAS; encoded by the coding sequence GTGCTTCCCATCCGCTTCATCAATCTCGACCGCGCCGCCGAGCGCCGCGCCTTCATGGAGCGGCAGGGCGAGCGGCACGGCCTTGCGATGGAGCGTGTGCGGGCGGTCGACGGTGGTGAGATCGACCCCGGCGAGCTCGCGCGCCTCGCGGCATCATGGCAGCGACCGATGAGCGCCGGCGAGGTTGCCTGCTTTCTCTCGCACAAGGGGCAATGGGAGCGCGTCGTGCGCGAGGACGCGCCCGCGGTGATCCTCGAGGATGACGCGGTGTTCTCGCCGCGCCTTCCGGCAGTCCTCGCCGCGGCGTCGGCGCTGTCCGACATCGAGGTCCTGAACCTGGAGGATTACGGCAAGCGTCGATTCCTGCGGCGCGGCAGCGAGCGGCCTTTGGCCGATGGCGTCAGCGCCGTGCGCTGCCTGCGCGACAAGGCCGGCTCGGCCGCCTACGTCGTGTGGCCGCAAGGGGCGCAACGCCTTCTCTCGATGGCCGGGGACCGCGCGGGCCCCGCCGACGCCATGCTGCACGGGGCAGGGCTCCTCGCTTATGTCTGCGAGCCCGCCGGGGCCGTGCAGCTTTCCGTTCTGGAAGATCGCGGCTTGAGCGGCGAGATCGACGGGCGCAGCCATCTTCAGGCCCCGCGCGGCAGGCAACGGACGACGACAGTGCAGCGGCTGCGGCGGTTCGGCGCGCAGGTCGCGCTCCTGCCGCATCATCTCGGAAGGCTCGCGGGGACGGATTACCGCCGGATTCGGTTCGAGCCCTCGGACTTCTCCGAAGTCCATAAGGCCTCGTAG
- a CDS encoding TrkH family potassium uptake protein encodes MAGAMLLPALIDHVDGNDDWVVFVGVSAIVSSICALVAVGTRGGRFSASPRLGFLLVTSVWLTAAFICSLPFHLSEVPISFEKAFYESVSGITTTGGTALVGLDDMPRGLLFWRSLLQWMGGVGLVAMMILILPQLKSGGVFLFKLENSDRSEKLLPRFSQLATALVWVYCGLTFACATAYYMAGMTLFDAVNHAMTTVTTAGFSTHDASLGHYDQPSVLLVALVFMILGALPAVLYIRFFLPRSLQRWRDPQVFAFLATCLVLGLMLSAVRHFIEGVPVPTALLTGFFNLVSLITTTGYSTQDYMLWPTAALGILLPALFIGGCAGSTSGGIKMQRIIVLFTLVRANFRRLLRPHSIQPLKYGPSDISQLAIETLIIFIVLYFALTIAGTILLTLFGIDFISAFSAALSAIGNVGPGFGPLVGPAGNFAALPNGSLWILSFLMLVGRLEIVTVLILLTPGFWRD; translated from the coding sequence CTGGCCGGCGCCATGCTGCTGCCGGCGCTGATCGACCATGTGGACGGCAACGACGACTGGGTCGTCTTCGTCGGCGTCAGCGCCATCGTCTCCTCGATCTGCGCACTGGTGGCGGTGGGCACGCGGGGAGGGCGCTTCTCGGCCTCGCCGCGCCTCGGCTTCCTGCTCGTCACCTCGGTGTGGCTGACGGCCGCCTTCATCTGCTCGCTGCCGTTCCATCTCTCGGAGGTGCCGATCTCCTTCGAGAAGGCGTTCTACGAATCGGTCTCGGGCATCACCACGACGGGCGGCACGGCGCTGGTTGGGCTCGACGACATGCCGCGCGGCCTGCTCTTCTGGCGCTCGCTCCTGCAGTGGATGGGCGGCGTCGGCCTCGTCGCCATGATGATCCTCATCCTGCCGCAGCTGAAATCGGGCGGCGTTTTCCTCTTCAAGCTGGAGAACTCGGACCGCTCGGAAAAACTGCTGCCGCGCTTCTCGCAGCTCGCGACGGCGCTCGTCTGGGTCTATTGCGGCCTGACCTTCGCCTGCGCGACGGCGTACTACATGGCGGGGATGACGCTGTTCGACGCCGTCAATCATGCCATGACCACGGTGACGACGGCAGGCTTCTCCACCCACGACGCCTCGCTCGGCCATTACGACCAGCCAAGCGTGCTTCTGGTGGCGCTCGTCTTCATGATCCTCGGCGCGCTGCCGGCGGTCCTGTACATCCGTTTCTTCCTGCCGCGCTCCCTGCAGCGCTGGCGCGATCCGCAGGTCTTCGCCTTCCTGGCCACCTGCCTCGTGCTGGGGCTGATGCTGTCGGCCGTGCGCCACTTCATCGAAGGCGTGCCGGTGCCCACCGCCCTGCTGACCGGCTTCTTCAACCTCGTCTCTCTCATCACGACGACGGGGTATTCGACGCAGGACTACATGCTGTGGCCGACGGCTGCGCTCGGCATCCTCCTTCCGGCCCTGTTCATCGGCGGCTGTGCCGGCTCGACCTCCGGCGGCATCAAGATGCAGCGCATCATCGTTCTGTTCACGCTGGTGCGCGCCAACTTCCGGCGCCTCCTGCGGCCGCACTCGATCCAACCGTTGAAATACGGGCCCTCGGACATCTCGCAGCTCGCCATCGAGACGCTGATCATCTTCATCGTTCTCTATTTCGCGCTGACGATCGCCGGCACGATTCTCCTGACCCTGTTCGGCATCGACTTCATCTCCGCCTTCTCCGCCGCGCTCTCGGCGATCGGCAATGTCGGCCCCGGTTTCGGCCCGCTTGTCGGCCCGGCGGGCAATTTCGCGGCCCTGCCGAACGGCTCGCTCTGGATCCTGTCCTTCCTGATGCTCGTCGGGCGACTGGAGATCGTCACAGTGCTGATCCTTCTGACGCCCGGCTTCTGGCGGGATTGA
- a CDS encoding ABC transporter ATP-binding protein, with amino-acid sequence MISKKRRRASALGRVLAFTVSNWARERLLVGAIAVTITVATIADILVPVFAGRMVDAIAAHPGDAAAGVSAALPALGAMVGLGVTFLLFRHVAWSLVIPLTLRIMSRVSREGFGRVQHFSTDWHANAFSGSVVRQITRGAWSLDLLHDILLLALLPSAVVLVGTVALFGWTWPVMGLVTALGAGAYVIATILLSTRYVAPAARVANRLDTRVGGVLADALACNAVVKAFGAETREEERLALAVGRWRRMTRHAWMRATYAGTIQNALLWTMRIAIAATALWLWAEGRASPGDVTYVLTTYFVVHGYLREIGMHVNNLQRSVNEMEELVDLYEETPGVADAPQAGTLGVSAGEIRFEAVHFRYGQHATPLYDDLWVTIEGGERVGLVGHSGSGKTTFVKLIQRLYDVTGGRIVIDGQDIADVKLATLRRQIAIVPQEPILFHRSLRDNIAYGRPGATRAEIEHAAELASADRFIERLPLGYDTLVGERGVKLSGGERQRIALARAFLADAPILILDEATSSLDSESEALIQAAMTRLMAGRTALVIAHRLSTVRDLDRILVFDRGRIAEDGTHQDLLAQADGLYRGLCDRQGIAA; translated from the coding sequence ATGATCTCAAAGAAACGCCGGCGCGCCTCCGCGCTTGGCCGCGTCCTCGCCTTCACCGTCTCCAACTGGGCGCGCGAGCGCCTGCTGGTCGGCGCAATCGCCGTGACGATCACCGTCGCGACAATCGCCGACATTCTCGTGCCGGTCTTTGCGGGACGAATGGTCGATGCGATCGCCGCTCATCCGGGCGATGCGGCTGCTGGCGTTTCCGCCGCCTTGCCGGCGCTCGGCGCGATGGTCGGTCTCGGCGTGACGTTCCTCCTTTTCCGGCATGTCGCCTGGAGCCTCGTCATCCCGCTCACCCTGCGCATCATGTCCAGGGTCTCCCGCGAGGGGTTCGGGCGCGTGCAGCATTTCTCGACGGACTGGCATGCCAATGCCTTCTCGGGCTCGGTGGTGCGCCAGATCACGCGCGGCGCCTGGTCGCTCGACCTCCTGCACGACATCCTTCTCCTGGCGCTGTTGCCTTCCGCGGTGGTGCTGGTGGGCACGGTCGCGCTCTTCGGCTGGACGTGGCCGGTGATGGGGTTGGTGACGGCGCTGGGGGCGGGCGCCTACGTGATCGCGACGATCCTCCTGTCGACACGCTACGTCGCGCCGGCGGCGCGCGTCGCCAACCGGCTGGACACGCGGGTCGGCGGTGTCCTCGCCGATGCGCTCGCCTGCAACGCCGTGGTCAAGGCCTTCGGCGCCGAAACGCGCGAGGAAGAACGGCTGGCGCTCGCCGTCGGCCGCTGGCGGCGGATGACGCGCCATGCCTGGATGCGCGCGACCTATGCCGGCACGATCCAGAACGCGCTTCTGTGGACGATGCGCATCGCCATCGCCGCGACGGCCCTGTGGCTGTGGGCTGAGGGGCGCGCGAGCCCTGGCGACGTGACGTACGTCCTCACGACCTACTTCGTGGTGCACGGCTACCTGCGCGAGATCGGCATGCATGTGAACAACCTTCAGCGCTCGGTCAACGAGATGGAGGAGCTGGTCGATCTCTACGAGGAGACACCCGGCGTTGCGGACGCGCCGCAGGCGGGAACGCTGGGCGTGAGTGCGGGCGAAATCCGCTTCGAGGCCGTGCATTTCCGCTACGGACAGCACGCGACGCCGCTCTACGACGATCTGTGGGTGACGATCGAAGGGGGCGAGCGCGTCGGCCTCGTCGGGCATTCGGGCTCGGGCAAGACGACCTTCGTCAAGCTGATCCAGCGGCTCTACGACGTCACCGGCGGGCGCATCGTGATCGACGGGCAGGACATCGCGGACGTGAAGCTGGCGACCCTGCGCCGGCAGATCGCCATCGTGCCGCAGGAGCCGATCCTGTTCCACCGCTCGCTGCGCGACAACATTGCCTACGGCCGACCCGGTGCCACGCGCGCCGAGATCGAGCACGCGGCGGAACTGGCCAGCGCAGACCGCTTCATCGAGCGCCTGCCGCTCGGCTACGACACGCTGGTCGGCGAGCGCGGGGTGAAGCTTTCGGGCGGCGAGCGCCAGCGGATCGCGCTTGCGCGCGCCTTCCTGGCCGATGCGCCGATCCTGATCCTCGACGAAGCGACGTCGAGCCTCGATTCGGAATCGGAGGCGCTGATCCAGGCGGCGATGACGCGGCTGATGGCCGGCCGCACCGCGCTCGTCATCGCGCACCGTCTGTCCACCGTGCGCGATCTGGACCGCATCCTCGTCTTTGATCGCGGCCGCATCGCCGAGGACGGAACGCATCAGGACCTTCTGGCGCAGGCGGACGGCCTCTATCGCGGCCTGTGCGACCGACAGGGGATCGCCGCCTGA
- the trxB gene encoding thioredoxin-disulfide reductase, whose translation MTERHAEVLVIGSGPAGYTAAIYAARAMMKPLIVAGLQEGGQLTITTDVENYPGFRDPIQGPWLMEEMKAQALHVGAEIASDLIVDADISKRPFRLTGDSGTVYTCDALIVATGAQAKWLGLDSEAFFQGFGVSACATCDGFFYRQKDVVVVGGGNTAVEEALYLANIARTVTVVHRRSEFRAERILQNRLMALDNVNIVWDSEIAEIVGAHKPMKSVTGVKLRHRESGEITEVAADGVFIAIGHAPATELFQGKLKQKPGGYLWVEPGTTRTSVEGVFAAGDVADDVYRQAVTAAGLGCMAALEAERWLAETRISEGARQAAE comes from the coding sequence ATGACCGAACGCCACGCCGAAGTCCTCGTCATCGGGTCCGGACCTGCGGGCTACACCGCCGCGATCTACGCCGCGCGTGCGATGATGAAGCCCCTGATCGTCGCCGGCCTGCAGGAGGGCGGCCAGCTCACCATCACGACCGATGTCGAGAACTATCCCGGCTTCCGCGATCCCATCCAGGGTCCGTGGCTGATGGAGGAGATGAAGGCGCAGGCTCTGCATGTCGGCGCCGAGATCGCCTCCGACCTCATCGTCGACGCCGACATCTCGAAGCGCCCCTTCCGCCTCACCGGCGACAGCGGCACCGTCTACACATGCGACGCGCTGATCGTGGCGACGGGCGCGCAGGCCAAGTGGCTCGGCCTCGATTCCGAAGCCTTCTTCCAGGGCTTCGGCGTTTCGGCTTGCGCCACGTGCGACGGCTTCTTCTACCGCCAGAAGGACGTCGTGGTCGTCGGCGGCGGCAACACCGCCGTCGAGGAGGCGCTGTACCTCGCCAACATCGCCAGGACCGTCACGGTCGTGCATCGCCGCTCGGAGTTCCGCGCGGAGCGTATCCTGCAGAACCGCCTGATGGCGCTCGACAACGTCAACATCGTCTGGGATTCCGAGATCGCGGAGATCGTCGGCGCGCACAAGCCGATGAAGTCGGTGACCGGCGTGAAGCTGCGCCATCGCGAGAGCGGAGAGATCACCGAAGTCGCGGCGGACGGCGTCTTCATCGCCATCGGCCATGCTCCCGCCACCGAACTCTTCCAAGGCAAGCTCAAGCAGAAGCCGGGCGGCTATCTCTGGGTGGAACCGGGTACGACGCGCACTTCCGTCGAGGGCGTCTTCGCGGCGGGCGACGTTGCGGACGACGTCTACCGGCAGGCCGTCACCGCGGCGGGGCTTGGCTGCATGGCGGCGCTGGAGGCCGAACGCTGGCTTGCGGAAACGCGCATTTCCGAGGGCGCCCGGCAGGCAGCCGAGTAA